The following proteins are co-located in the Candidatus Krumholzibacteriia bacterium genome:
- a CDS encoding winged helix-turn-helix domain-containing protein translates to MLEAILGSASSEKVLMFLISRDQGYAREIARFFDTDVAPIQRQLEKLERGGVLVSRLAGRTRLFSFNPRYPMIDELRSLLEKTLQFYPDDVREKLTMVRRRPRRRGKPL, encoded by the coding sequence ATGCTCGAAGCGATCCTGGGTTCCGCCAGCAGCGAAAAGGTCCTGATGTTTCTGATCTCACGCGATCAGGGATACGCGCGGGAAATCGCGCGGTTCTTTGACACCGACGTCGCCCCGATACAAAGGCAGCTCGAGAAGCTGGAGCGCGGCGGCGTCTTGGTGAGCCGGCTCGCAGGACGAACTCGCCTGTTTTCATTCAATCCTCGCTACCCGATGATCGACGAACTTCGCTCCCTGCTGGAGAAAACGCTGCAGTTCTATCCGGACGACGTACGAGAGAAGCTCACGATGGTCCGCCGTAGACCGAGGCGGCGTGGGAAGCCCCTTTGA